Genomic DNA from Halobaculum sp. MBLA0147:
CCGGCGCGGCCGCCCGGTCGACGGCCGCCCACCCCGTTCGTGCACGGACCGCCGGGCGAGACGAAGTGTTTTTGTCCGAGAGCGGAGCACACTCGTCAGAGACGTGACCCGACAGTGACCGAGGTCGACTTCACGACGCTCCACGAGCGAGCGGCGACGCTGGACGCGGCGGACACGACGCGTGACGTACGCGAACGGACGGTGCGGCTCGTCGCCGACGTGCTCGAGTACGACGCGGTCGGCGTGTACCAGCCGGAGGGGAGTCGGCTCGTCGCGCGAGTGGCGACGGACGCCTTCGAGTCGCTGGACCCACCGACGACGCTGGACCCGCGCGAGTCGCCGTTGGGGGAGGCCATCGCCGCGGGCGAGCCGACGGCCGGCCCGGCGCCGCCGTCGTTCGGCGACGCGGCGTCGTGGTGTGTCGCCGCGACCGGGCACGGCGGCGGCTTGGTGGTGTTGTCGGAGACGCCCGGCGCCTTCGACGCGGACGTGAGCGCGGCGGTCGCGGGCGTCTCGTTGTACGTCGAGTCGGCGTTGTCGGACGCGGTGGCGGTGTCGGCGTCGTTCCGCGACGACGACATCGCGGACGAGGAGGCCGTCTCGGACCGCGCACTGCTGGACGCGTTGCGGTACGCGTTCACCGACTACGCGTTCCTGTTCGACGCGGAGGGGCGGTACCTCGACGTGCTGTTGGGCGAGCGAAACCTCTCGGTGTACTCCCGCGAGGACTTGGTCGGGAACACCGTCGACGAGGTGTTCGACGCAGAGACGGCGGACCGACTGCGCGCCGGGATCGACGCGGCGCTGTCGGAGTGGTCGACGCAGACCGTCGAGTACCCGATCGACACACCCGACGGCCGACTGTACTACGAGGGGCAGATCAGTCCGCTCCCACAGGACGACCTCCCCACAGACGCGGCCGTGATGGTCGCCAGAGACGTGACCGAGCGGATCGAGCGCGAGCGACGACTGGAACGGCAGAACGAGCGGCTCTCGGAGTTCGCGGGCGTGGTGAGCCACGACCTCCGGAACCCGATGGAGGCCGCCAACGGGTTCTTGGAGGTGGCACGGAG
This window encodes:
- a CDS encoding sensor histidine kinase, with the translated sequence MTEVDFTTLHERAATLDAADTTRDVRERTVRLVADVLEYDAVGVYQPEGSRLVARVATDAFESLDPPTTLDPRESPLGEAIAAGEPTAGPAPPSFGDAASWCVAATGHGGGLVVLSETPGAFDADVSAAVAGVSLYVESALSDAVAVSASFRDDDIADEEAVSDRALLDALRYAFTDYAFLFDAEGRYLDVLLGERNLSVYSREDLVGNTVDEVFDAETADRLRAGIDAALSEWSTQTVEYPIDTPDGRLYYEGQISPLPQDDLPTDAAVMVARDVTERIERERRLERQNERLSEFAGVVSHDLRNPMEAANGFLEVARSRTDDEALAKVDSSLDRMEAIVEDLLRLAREGEAVDDVQPVALGEVVRTVWNGLDTGSATLRADGLPTVVADPDGLRRVVANLFRNAIEHGGRTVTVTVTWIGTDPDSADPVAVGGASPVTDGTHSSSDDVPLGSDESGVGGFAIADDGPGIPASERDSVFETGYTTDAEGTGFGLSIVRRIAEAHGWTVRVTDGPEGGARFVFDGVERVSGGGEAATR